The Alosa sapidissima isolate fAloSap1 chromosome 8, fAloSap1.pri, whole genome shotgun sequence genome segment GTTGCTGATTTGTGAGAGACTTTGATGTAAATGCTGTTACCCTGTGCCGTTAATGTTGTTGCTGatttgtgtatttgtacatgtattaatgtatttggATGTAAATGCTGCTGTTCCACTGTAGATCGTCACCATTCACCAGGAGCCGTTCGTCTATGTGAAGCCAGCCCAAACAGACGGCACCTGCCAGCGAGAGCACACGGTCAACGGGGTCTTAATCAAGAAGGTCATCTGCACTGGCCCCAATGAAACCATCCCAGGTAAGCACTCGAAACAcactatgtgaatgtgtgtatgcaggtctgtttgtgtgtgtgtgtgttatactgaTATACTTAGCTGTTttaagtttaagttttaaactTGATGTTAGTTCATGTTAGTTCATGTTAGTAGGAGAATCACCAACATGCTTAAATCTTGCCCCAGAATCCTGGTGGTTCAATACTTAATTTAGCATCAAGCTATAAAATATTGCTTAATGAGTTAAGTTTAGTTTTTTATTTAGGCTGGTAAACAATGTTaattaaaaaatccaaaaaaGGGTTATTTATGAATTGTGGGCATAATAAAAACCCATTAACGTCAGCTTTTAACATGACTCATGGTTTATTTATACTTTTAAATATTAATTACTCCATTAGCTTACATTACTTAATGGGAACTTAATGTAGTAATTATGTTCTTGAAGTATCTGAATAATGTATTTACATCTGAAGCCTGCTGGCTGCTGTTTCATCTAAGAGAGTTTGGCATGAACTAGCACGATCTCTGATTGGCTCTCAGGCAGACCTATCGTGGCGCAATGCTGCTACGGTTTCTGCATTGACCTCTTGATCAAGTTGGCCATGACTATGAACTTCACCTACGAAGTCCATCTCGTGGCTGATGGAAAGTTTGGCACCCAGGAGCGTGTGAGTACTCAGGATAATCAATGTCCTTTAAATTCCTCTCACACAGCGAGTCTGTTTccgcactctcactctctctcctcccctcaagGAGAACCCACTGCTGCCCTGCCAATCaagtgaaatgaaaaataaGACAACCCTCTGGCAGCGGGCAAACATTATTTcctctcaacaacaacaacaatactcctgcaatatttagaatacagcactcaccgtgATAGGGTGCTTGAGTTGCTCTAGTACGGTATGAAATTTTAAGTTAATGCTTGTCAGAGCTCGATGGGACTTTAAGGTTATGATATTGACAAAGAAAGCTCAAACAAAAACTCATCTAATCTGAATTGTATCCGCGTATACATTTTTTCAATGGTTTGGCATCAACCATTAAGATTCATCAAGCAATAAATTGACAAATCTCGTTCTGAATGTAAGCTGCAAATGGAGAAGAAGTAAAGCACCACAGCAAGATGTCCCGAATCAGAGCAGAAAACTCTGCTGTCTAAATCACACtgatttgttttctctctcacataacAAACAGTATTGTAGGAAATTAGGTGCAGTTGAAACCGACTTCTCTGAGACAGTGAGTGGTGCTGCTGCCTATGCTGCTTTTCAAAATGGTGCCATGTTCATCGTGGAGCATCAGGAAGTTGCGAAATACTCTCAAATAATCCTGAGTCCTGAGCTTTACGATTAATTGCGGCCTTCACAATTTGctaattgcattgcattgcaaatGGCTATGTTGATTTAAAAGTGTGTTAATCGTCAGCACCTCAGTGAGTGgtttggtgtgtggtgtgtcaggTGAATAACAGCAATAAGAAGGAGTGGAACGGCATGATGGGAGAGCTCCTGGGTGGCCTGGCTGACATGATCGTCGCGCCGCTCACCATCAACAACGAGCGTGCGCAGTACATCGAGTTCTCCAAACCATTCAAATACCAAGGGCTCACCATTCTCGTCAAAAAGGTACCGCATCCCGCTCGCACGCCGACCTTGAGCTCGCACGGCAACCTTGAGCTTGCACGCAAACCTTGAGCAGGATGCTGGAGCATCCGATTTAATCCCCTGCATGCTGCTAATGAATATGAAATAGGAAGAGTTACTGTGCAGAAATATCattctacatttttttttaaaacagtaaCACTGCTCAGTTGTAAAATCATTAATTGGGAgaaacgcagagagagagagagagcgagagagagagagaacaaactgGACATGGTCATCATCATGGTCCATGAGCCTTTGTTATGGCGTTGCGTAAATATGGACACAGCAGAGTAACATTCATCTAAGCTGTGGGGTCAGTGCGTCTCTCTATGCACGGATGGCCCCTGTGGGCAGTGAAATATAAAACatatgattcagatatgatgcaaTAAAGAGTAAGTAGTAAGCAGCAATGCAGTCCTCATTAGCACGCATGGCCATGCCTGTGAGAACACTTTAGtgcacgctctctctccctctcgctctctccctctctctctctccctccctcgctctctctctctctctttctctctccctctctttgtctctctccctctttctctctcttattctttctctcgctctctccctctccctatctctctttctctctctctccctctctctatatctccctatctctctttctctcgctctctccctcactctctctttctctatctctccctatctctctttctctctccctctctttgtctctctctcttattctttctctcgctctctatctctccctatctctctttctctctctctccctctctccctctctccctctctctctctctctctctctctctctctctccggtagCTGTGGTTGGCTCGGCTCGCTCTTAATGCCTGTCCCCTTCTGTGCCATGCTGTGTCTATGTGCCGTActgaagcatacacacacacacacacacacacacacacacacacatgcatacacacacacacatacacacacacacacacacacacacacacacacacacacacacacacacacacggatacacacacacacacacacacacacacacacacacacacgcacacacatgcacacacacacacacacacacacacacacacacatgtccgcTGGGCAGTCAGGCTCACTGGCATGTGAATAacgctgccccccccctctcccccccccccccccccccccctggcaGGAGATCCCACGGAGCACGCTGGACTCCTTCATGCAGCCGTTTCAGAGCACCCTGTGGTTACTGGTGGGTCTGTCGGTCCATGTTGTGGCGGTGATGCTCTACCTGTTAGACCGGTTCAGGTAACCCCGTGGCACTGGCGACTGCGACAACTCAACCCTGGACATCCTGTTTGACCcctcgcatgcacacatacacacacacacacacacacacacacacacacacacacacacacacacacacaccatcccctcCACCAACGCAGCCCTGCTGGCTCGCCAACAGAAGCTGGGTATGTGTGTAAGACGcatgtgcaccccccccccccccccccccaccagcagtgccccccccccccacatgccTCTCAGCACTGCTCCCCACTGCAGATTATCTACCCCAGCAACCTGCCCCAGAAATCTgcccccaccacctccaccaccactctATCCCCATGCATGAGCTAAATCAGATCCAGTGCACAGCGACTATGTAGGGGGAAGTATGCATATGTAGTATATATGTAGTATGTATGTGGTATGCATatgtagtatatatatatatatatatgtattatatgtatgtgtatgtatgttagtACACATGTACTGGATTGGATTTACTCACACACCTTTACCCTCCTCTGGCATTTACTTCCTGGATTTCCACATACCTGAATACAGTAGTGTACTCACATGAGTAGCCAGCGTTAGTCTGAAACAGCGTTAGTCAGCGTTAGTCTGAAACAGCGTTAGTCAGCGTTAGTCAGAAACAGTGTTAGtcagaaacacacattcatgtgTTTGGATGGGATACTCTCAACACTTCCCAGCTTTTAGAAGATACCTGCTATTACACCTGctgggctgcacacacacacacacacacacactcatatacaaatacatacacccacacttacactcagacacacacacacacacacacacacacacacacacacacacacacacacacacacacacacacacacacatatacaaatacatacacccacacttacactcagacacacacacacacacacacactcataaacacaacaTGCACATGCCATAAAGCTGCTGATATGAGAGGTCCCTTGCCGGTTGTCTGTGGGGAAGAACCATGTATCTCTCGTCCtcaccactgctgtgtgtgtgtgtgtgtgtgtgtgtgtttgtgtgtgtgtgtgtgtgtgtgtgttgtccctacAGCCCATTTGGAAGGTTTAAGGTGAAtagtgaggaggaagaggaggatgccCTCACCTTGTCCTCTGCTATGTGGTTCTCCTGGGGAGTGTTACTCAACTCCGGAATTGGAGAAGGTAGGCACACCACATACTgtggtcacctgtgtgtgtgtgtgtgtgtgtgggtgtgtctgtctttctgtctgtctgtatttgtgtgtgtgtctgtgtgtgtgtgtgtttgtgtgtgtgaaagtatgCCTCCAACACAGAGACAACAAACACCATCACACATCTCCTCAACTGAAAGTcaatcatttattttcattttattttattttattgtgtttatatttgtaaAAGTCACATtataatttattatttatgtatgttaTTATTACTAGTAGTAGTACTGTTTTGCACcaaattaaattatttgatATTATTTGGTGCACGGAAAAACTCATTTGTGGACATGGACCTAATGAATTCTCTGTTGAGGATCTTAGTAGCCAACGCTGGAGGAGATGTGCAGTTAATCTGGAGGAAATGTGCAGTTAATCTGAAGGAGATGTGCAGTAAATCTGGAGGAAATGTGCAGTTAATCTGGAGGAGATGTGCAGTTAATCTGGAGGAAATGTGCAGTTAATCTGAAGGAAATATGCAGTTAATCTGGCCCTGCATATTCTCACCCAGTAAATCCACAGCAAATCCCAGATAGCCATATCTGTCCCTGAATGTGATGCAATCTGGGGTGTTAAATGTGTTCCAACTCCCCCGTTTCTGTCCCTGAATGTGATGCATTCTGGGGTGTTAAATGTGTTCCAACTCCCCAGTTTGTTCCCTTTTTCATTCTGTTCCATCCAGCATTGGGTGCCATCTTgagtgtttttgtcttttctccCCCCGTCCCTTGGTCAGGTGCCCCACGGAGCTTTTCAGCGAGGATCTTAGGTATGGTGTGGGCAGGCTTTGCCATGATTATCGTAGCATCCTACACTGCCAATTTGGCAGCCTTCCTGGTGCTGGATCGGCCTGAGGAGCGCATTACCGGCATCAACGACCCTagggtacgcacacacacacacacacacacacctcatacacacacgcacacacacacacacacacctctctcacacacacacacacacacacacacacctcacacacacacacacacacacacacacacacacacacacacacacacacacaaacacctcacacgcacacgcacgcgcgcgcgcacgcacacgctcacgcacacgcacacgcacacgcacacacacacacacacacagtggtcctatggtatgtacacacatgcacgcacacacatacacacacacacacatacacacacacagtgatcctAGGGTATGTGCacagacgcatacacacacacacacacacacacacacacacacgcgactcTAAGGTACTAAGGTACTTCCTCCATGCTCGCAGGTGTGTGATGGCATGACCCCTGGCATGCTGTAAACAGGCTTCCGTAGAGAGCgtgattggagagagagagaaatgaggccCGTAATTACTAACGTGCATCATTCTCTGAAAGCATGCAATTAAGCTCTGTAAGGGCACTCCGCgaagcttcctctctctcctctctctctctctcctctctttctcctctctctctattcttctctctctcacactctctcttctctctctctctctcgccttggGTTTATTTTTGGCTCTATCCTTCTTCAGGGTGAAAAAATACCACAGCCCTTTAACAAAGCCCTGCATAGAGAGTAATCATACATCACACGCAGATAATGGAGTTGAATGAAGCCGATTTGCTAGAGTAGACTGCCAGTTAAGGGCACCTTGTTTGGGGGGGAAAGCTCAGCCATTTAAATCTTTATCAGCATGTAAAAGATAAAAGCTTTAACACTTGACGCAGAGTGTCTTGGTCCTGTTGTGTGGAGGGTTTTTTTCTGCCTTTATCAGAGAGATAACGCTTCTCCTCTCGTCCCCTCGTCCTCTCCACAGCTGCGAAACCCATCAGACAAATTCATCTACGCCACAGTGAAGCAGAGCTCTGTGGACATCTACTTCCGGCGGCAAGTTGAGCTGAGCACCATGTACCGTCACATGGAAAAGCACAACTACGAGAGCGCCGCCGAGGCTATCCAGGCTGTGCGGGACGGGTGAGTGAGtgacacgcgtgtgtgtgtgtgtgtgtgtgtgtgtgtgtgtgtgtgtgtgtgtgtgtgtgtgtgtgtgtgtgtgtgtgtgaggcgagTGAGTGCCACACAGAGACCAGCTGGGACTAGCCAGAAGTAGGTCAGATCAGGACCTGAAGCAGGACGACAGAATGACAGGACAACAGCCTAGATCAGATAGACTCTGGATTTGGCACTGACTGACAGGGGAGTGGTTTGGCAGTCTGAGAGTGATTGACTGAGTACTAACTGAGGTAGTGTGGTTTGGGAGTCTGGGAGTGGTTCAGTAAGTACTAACTGAGGTAGTGTGGTTTGGGAGTCTGGGAGTGGTTCACTAAGTACTACTCTAACTGAGGTAGTGTGGTTTGGGAGTCTGGGAGTGGTTCAGTAAGTACTAACTGAGGTAGTGTGGTTTGGGAGTCTGGGAGTGGTTCACTAGTAAGTACTACTCTAACTGAGGTAGTGTGGTTTAGGAGTCTGGGAGTGATTCAGTAGCTGCAAATTCCACAAATAAAACGTGTCAAAAATATCTGGCCATCACTGGGGGCAGCTCAGGGCCGCATCAGGGCCGCATCAGGGCCAGTTCAGGTCAACATCAGGGCTTCACCTCTTCTGCATTCTGCTGTTATCTGGTTTGGAGGAAACCAAGTCGTGGCTCCTGCAGTGTGAGATTAATGGCGGCTCTGTGTGTTGGGATTCCTGACACAGTTTGGCCCGTCCCCCTGTGAGTAGTGCTGTCACACTAGATAGGTCATATTACGGCTCAGACCTCCCCAGCGCACCACAGGGTATTCCCAGCAGAGGTGCGCATGCTCAGGGCTGGGTCTGAACGCAGGAGATAAATGAAATCAGCGCAGCGTCCTGCTCTGGAGGAACAGTTAGTCACCTGCAACGGTGCACATGGTGCTGCTGCCAGGGGAAAGGAAACTGATTCGCAATGGCTTGCACCATGGTTTCATGGTTTATTATTGACTTCTTTCGCACATCACCATGAATTAAAGACATCTGctgagtaaataaataaataaataaatgaaatgtgaATTTGATTCAATGTCTGCCCACATGCAGCAAACTCCATGCCTTCATCTGGGATTCAGCGGTACTGGAGTTTGAAGCCTCGCAGAAATGTGACCTGGTTACTACAGGGGAGTTGTTCTTCCGCTCTGGATTTGGCATAGGCATGCGCAAGGATAGTCCTTGGAAACAAAACGTGTCCCTAGCCATTCTCAGGTGAGCCAACAAAACGTGTCCCTAGCCATTCTCAGGTGAGCCAACACCTGAGCGTGTGATCCCTTGTTCCCGCCCCCCCTCTTTTCCCGCATCAGTTATTGATGTCATGTCAGTGCTCTAggttccctcacgggatcaaaagagtatatatactttagtGTGCCCTTGTGCGGCTGGCCTGCCCTCTGTCTGAGATGACGATGTCTCCTGTCCACTCCCCAGCTCCCATGAGAATGGCTTCATGGAGGACTTGGATAAAACCTGGGTGAGATATCAGGAGTGTGACTCGAGAAGCAACGCTCCAGCCACGCTCACCTTTGAGAACATGGCAGGTGAGCTCCTCCTGCTGACCCACAAGCACTGATACAGAGGAAAACATGAACAAATAATAACCATTGTTCACAGCCAGTGATCTGTATGTATTATAAGTCAGGGTATgtaaggatatatatatattttatgggCGTGTATGTATTATAAGTCAGGGTATgtaaggatatatatatattttatgggCGTGTATGTATTATAAGTCAGGGTATgtaaggatatatatatattttatgggCGTCTAGTACACAAGTTTTCTCTAGTGAGATTGTAGGTACATATCACTGACTCAGTGGGCTTTTGTTACAGCCACAATATGATGCCAAGAGATGAAGGCCATGATGAGGCAATGATAAAACCATTGTGATTATTACTATTAGTTAATATTATTGCTTATTAGTTGCAGGCATTTGAATTTGTTATCAAACATATTCTGCTAGGAAACATGAAGATGCGCAGAAAGTATTGAATGAAAATGCTTAAAATGAATAGTTATACTGTTAGATGTCTTGTGTGAATAGTTATACTGTTAGATGTCTCGTGTATGTGAAAGTGACAGCTACCAAACCGTGCTATCTTCTCTGtcctcaaacacactcacacacacacacacacacacacacacacacacacaggtgtcttCATGTTAGTGGCTGGAGGCATCGTTGCAGGCATCTTCCTCATCTTCATTGAGATCGCCTACAAGCGGCATAAGGACGCCCGTCGGAAGCAGATGCAGCTGGCGTTTGCAGCAGTGAACGTCTGGAGGAAGAACCTGCAGgtacatcccacacacacacacacacacacacacacacacacacacacacacacacacagcctctacTAGTGTCCCagaccccccacacacccaatgGGCCAGCTCAGGGGCTTAGCACAGGGCTAAAGGGGAAAAaccctacagtaggctactccaCTGCCCTGAAACATGCCTCTCAGTTCTATAGATTAACATTTGATCTTTTGCGATTGATAGAGGTCCACAGTCCCTCACTACACCCCTCAGAGTCAGATGTGTCAGcagatataaatatatatatatatatatatatatatatatatatatatatatatatatatatatatatatatatatatcaaaataCCCCAACACACATTGCGACTTAACAAAGTCAAGATATAGAGCTGCAGACTACATGAAATTAGGGTATAATTCAAAACATTGCCATCTTATTGTGCAGTAAAACTGATCTAATTCAAAACATTGCCATCTTATCGAGCAGTAAAGCTTTGGCTGCCTGTTTTCCTCACACAACATGTGAAGCTAACAGCCTCATTCTCTTGCTTTGGTTTCCGGGTCATGGGAAATGAACACAAGTGAATGCTAGAGTGCTTGCTAGCTAGCTCACAGCCTTGCTAACTTAAGCAcaccattcaaacacacacaatatcttgtgttttgtgtgtgtgtttgtacgccAACGCCTCATCACAAACCTTAAGATACTCATCATGGCCCCAGGGGcgtggggggagaggggggtggggaggtgggggtgttggggaggtcgggaggtgggggtggttggtgaggtggggggggaggtgggggggttggtgaggtggggggggaggtggggggttggggaggTGGGATTCCATGAACCGTGGCAATGCCAGTCACCTCCTGTGTGCTTCCGCCATTaccgaacacacac includes the following:
- the grin1b gene encoding glutamate receptor ionotropic, NMDA 1b isoform X2; amino-acid sequence: MRLFVLAFFISCSCARGGCEPKIVNIGAVLSQKRFEQVFKDAVAQANNIYGKEKFKMNAISVTHKPNAIQMALSVCEDLISNQVYAILVSHPPQSNDHLTPTPVSYTAGFYRIPVVGLTTRMSIYSDKSIHLSFLRTVPPYSHQAQVWFDMMREFQWNHIILIVSDDHEGRAAQKRLETLLEERETKAEKVLLFSQDTNLTALLKEAKELEARVFVLSASEDEAAELYKAARVLNMTGSGYVWLVGEREMSGKALNEAPDGLLGLQLINGKNESAHIYDAVAIVAQSIQELFEKENITEPPRGCVGNTNIWKTGPLFKRVLMSSKYADGLTGRVEFNDDGDRRFAHYTIMNYQKTRLVPVGVYNGSQVLMNTQRKIIWPGGETEKPRGYQMSTKLKIVTIHQEPFVYVKPAQTDGTCQREHTVNGVLIKKVICTGPNETIPGRPIVAQCCYGFCIDLLIKLAMTMNFTYEVHLVADGKFGTQERVNNSNKKEWNGMMGELLGGLADMIVAPLTINNERAQYIEFSKPFKYQGLTILVKKEIPRSTLDSFMQPFQSTLWLLVGLSVHVVAVMLYLLDRFSPFGRFKVNSEEEEEDALTLSSAMWFSWGVLLNSGIGEGAPRSFSARILGMVWAGFAMIIVASYTANLAAFLVLDRPEERITGINDPRLRNPSDKFIYATVKQSSVDIYFRRQVELSTMYRHMEKHNYESAAEAIQAVRDGKLHAFIWDSAVLEFEASQKCDLVTTGELFFRSGFGIGMRKDSPWKQNVSLAILSSHENGFMEDLDKTWVRYQECDSRSNAPATLTFENMAGVFMLVAGGIVAGIFLIFIEIAYKRHKDARRKQMQLAFAAVNVWRKNLQDRKSGRAEPDPQTKGSFRSVSTSLASNIKRRRSSKDTPYPTDITGQLNLSDPSVSTVV
- the grin1b gene encoding glutamate receptor ionotropic, NMDA 1b isoform X3, producing MRLFVLAFFISCSCARGGCEPKIVNIGAVLSQKRFEQVFKDAVAQANNIYGKEKFKMNAISVTHKPNAIQMALSVCEDLISNQVYAILVSHPPQSNDHLTPTPVSYTAGFYRIPVVGLTTRMSIYSDKSIHLSFLRTVPPYSHQAQVWFDMMREFQWNHIILIVSDDHEGRAAQKRLETLLEERETKNKNRNYENLDQQSYDYKRGPKAEKVLLFSQDTNLTALLKEAKELEARVFVLSASEDEAAELYKAARVLNMTGSGYVWLVGEREMSGKALNEAPDGLLGLQLINGKNESAHIYDAVAIVAQSIQELFEKENITEPPRGCVGNTNIWKTGPLFKRVLMSSKYADGLTGRVEFNDDGDRRFAHYTIMNYQKTRLVPVGVYNGSQVLMNTQRKIIWPGGETEKPRGYQMSTKLKIVTIHQEPFVYVKPAQTDGTCQREHTVNGVLIKKVICTGPNETIPGRPIVAQCCYGFCIDLLIKLAMTMNFTYEVHLVADGKFGTQERVNNSNKKEWNGMMGELLGGLADMIVAPLTINNERAQYIEFSKPFKYQGLTILVKKEIPRSTLDSFMQPFQSTLWLLVGLSVHVVAVMLYLLDRFSPFGRFKVNSEEEEEDALTLSSAMWFSWGVLLNSGIGEGAPRSFSARILGMVWAGFAMIIVASYTANLAAFLVLDRPEERITGINDPRLRNPSDKFIYATVKQSSVDIYFRRQVELSTMYRHMEKHNYESAAEAIQAVRDGKLHAFIWDSAVLEFEASQKCDLVTTGELFFRSGFGIGMRKDSPWKQNVSLAILSSHENGFMEDLDKTWVRYQECDSRSNAPATLTFENMAGVFMLVAGGIVAGIFLIFIEIAYKRHKDARRKQMQLAFAAVNVWRKNLQPYPTDITGQLNLSDPSVSTVV
- the grin1b gene encoding glutamate receptor ionotropic, NMDA 1b isoform X4, coding for MRLFVLAFFISCSCARGGCEPKIVNIGAVLSQKRFEQVFKDAVAQANNIYGKEKFKMNAISVTHKPNAIQMALSVCEDLISNQVYAILVSHPPQSNDHLTPTPVSYTAGFYRIPVVGLTTRMSIYSDKSIHLSFLRTVPPYSHQAQVWFDMMREFQWNHIILIVSDDHEGRAAQKRLETLLEERETKAEKVLLFSQDTNLTALLKEAKELEARVFVLSASEDEAAELYKAARVLNMTGSGYVWLVGEREMSGKALNEAPDGLLGLQLINGKNESAHIYDAVAIVAQSIQELFEKENITEPPRGCVGNTNIWKTGPLFKRVLMSSKYADGLTGRVEFNDDGDRRFAHYTIMNYQKTRLVPVGVYNGSQVLMNTQRKIIWPGGETEKPRGYQMSTKLKIVTIHQEPFVYVKPAQTDGTCQREHTVNGVLIKKVICTGPNETIPGRPIVAQCCYGFCIDLLIKLAMTMNFTYEVHLVADGKFGTQERVNNSNKKEWNGMMGELLGGLADMIVAPLTINNERAQYIEFSKPFKYQGLTILVKKEIPRSTLDSFMQPFQSTLWLLVGLSVHVVAVMLYLLDRFSPFGRFKVNSEEEEEDALTLSSAMWFSWGVLLNSGIGEGAPRSFSARILGMVWAGFAMIIVASYTANLAAFLVLDRPEERITGINDPRLRNPSDKFIYATVKQSSVDIYFRRQVELSTMYRHMEKHNYESAAEAIQAVRDGKLHAFIWDSAVLEFEASQKCDLVTTGELFFRSGFGIGMRKDSPWKQNVSLAILSSHENGFMEDLDKTWVRYQECDSRSNAPATLTFENMAGVFMLVAGGIVAGIFLIFIEIAYKRHKDARRKQMQLAFAAVNVWRKNLQPYPTDITGQLNLSDPSVSTVV